The Vigna angularis cultivar LongXiaoDou No.4 chromosome 6, ASM1680809v1, whole genome shotgun sequence genome contains the following window.
TGCAAAAAAGTGTGCCATGCTTTGTATAAAGAAAACAGAAACCCCATTCTTTTCAAAACATCTATGTAATAAACTATCTCTTCTCCTCATTTTAGGACCAAACATCATCAAACATGGGATCTTGCACCAAAATAGAATCTTTGCCACCAGATTGCGTTTCTGAAATCTTGTCACGTGCATCACCATTAGAGGCATGCATATGTTCACTGCTCTCCTCCACCCTTCGCTCATATGCGGACTCTGACATGGTTTGGAGAAGCTTCTTGCCCTCTGATCACCAGGCCATTGTCTCCAGGGCCGTCAATCCTTTCTCCCTTCACTTCTCTTCGTACAAACTACTCTTCCATTATCTCTGCCACCCTCTTCTCATTGACCAGGGCAGCAAGGTACGCAATCTGCCTCCTTGTTCGATTTCTCAAGACGCATTTCATATCTAATTCATTTTACTTTGGTTCTGTCTATGATTCATGCAGATATTCAAATTGGAAAAGTGTTCGGgtaaaaaatcttttatcttatctGCAAGGGAATTGTCAATAGCATGGAGCAGCCACCCTATGATGTGGTGCTGGAAACAACTTCCAGAATCAaggtaatttaattaatgaatttaattaatttcacgTGTAGAAAAGAGAGTTATATATAATTGCAGAATTTGCAGATTTGCGGAGGTGGCAGAGCTTAGAACAGTAAGTTGGTTAGAAATAGAGGGGAAGATGAGGACGCAGAATCTAACGGGAAACACGACATACGCGGCGTATCTGATAATGAATGTTTGTGATGAGGCATTCGGGGTTGAGTTTGTTCCGTCGAAGGTATCGGTTAGTGTTGGAAAGCAAGTGCAGAGAGGAAGAGCTTATTTGGGTTGTAAAGATGAAAAGAAGTGTACGATGGAGAGTCTGTTTTATGGGAACCGGAGAGAAGTGATGGGAAAAGCAGCGTTTGGAGAGGAAGGTGAAGTGATTTCGATTCCGTTGAAAAGAGAAGATGGGTGGATGGAGATTGAGCTGGGAGAGTTTTTCATTGACGAAGCTGAAGCTGAAGCTGATGAAGAAATAACGATGAATCTCAGGGAAGATGGTTATCAATTGAAAGGAGGCCTTATCATTGAAGGCATCGAAGTTAGACCCAAACACATCGTGTCATATCATGCCCTTTGATTTCTATCATGTTTTGTTTTCGAATGGTTCAACCATTGTTCAAAACCGTGTTCCATTCTCATCACAGTAATTAGAAGCAGCACACATACATGAATCAGATTataattatgacaaatatcTCCACCTAATTAAAAGACGTGTATAATATCACTTGTATTTAACTTACACTTGTTAATCAGGGATTTTAAAAGATGACTTTACTGTAAAAAGATGTTGTGATGATTAATAATAAGACAAGCTTTTTTGTTTAATGAATCTGTCAAACtctaataattttcaaatcagAATTTTGTAACTTTCAAAAAAGtcctttatttaataataacatgTACAttacaaacttttaaattttaataatatatgtttgtgTAGATCTGTGGATCAAACcgcaaatttattatttgttactttaattgattttttttattcaaatcgaataatgatattaaaacTGATcgaattattcatattttaattagtatgaaaaatatttatt
Protein-coding sequences here:
- the LOC108341534 gene encoding F-box protein VBF isoform X1, whose translation is MGSCTKIESLPPDCVSEILSRASPLEACICSLLSSTLRSYADSDMVWRSFLPSDHQAIVSRAVNPFSLHFSSYKLLFHYLCHPLLIDQGSKIFKLEKCSGKKSFILSARELSIAWSSHPMMWCWKQLPESRICRFAEVAELRTVSWLEIEGKMRTQNLTGNTTYAAYLIMNVCDEAFGVEFVPSKVSVSVGKQVQRGRAYLGCKDEKKCTMESLFYGNRREVMGKAAFGEEGEVISIPLKREDGWMEIELGEFFIDEAEAEADEEITMNLREDGYQLKGGLIIEGIEVRPKHIVSYHAL
- the LOC108341534 gene encoding F-box protein VBF isoform X2, with translation MGSCTKIESLPPDCVSEILSRASPLEACICSLLSSTLRSYADSDMVWRSFLPSDHQAIVSRAVNPFSLHFSSYKLLFHYLCHPLLIDQGSKIFKLEKCSGKKSFILSARELSIAWSSHPMMWCWKQLPESRFAEVAELRTVSWLEIEGKMRTQNLTGNTTYAAYLIMNVCDEAFGVEFVPSKVSVSVGKQVQRGRAYLGCKDEKKCTMESLFYGNRREVMGKAAFGEEGEVISIPLKREDGWMEIELGEFFIDEAEAEADEEITMNLREDGYQLKGGLIIEGIEVRPKHIVSYHAL